The genomic region AGCAAGATACCATGGTACTGCATAGTGAGAGTCAAAGTACTTTACACATAGCATGAAACTCATCTtaccattccaaaacaaagcatattgattttcaatatcactttgttcgtAAAGTGGTGGAAGGAGGAAAAATTTCTTTAGCCAAGATTCATACCGATGTAAACCTTGCAGATATTATGATGAAACCTATTAGTAGAGAGAAGTTCGTTTGGTGTAGAACTTCTCTTGGTCTACAAATTATGTGATGATATGCGGTATTGGGAGTGACTTTTCAGTAGAGGAATTATTTAGAGTATTAAATTTtacttcaagtgggagaatgttggaatgtgaagtttGAATTAGGCTCTTAGCTTGTAGTGGTTGAGTCATCCTAGATTCCCATCTagcagtggttgagtcatcatggccTTCATAGCTAGTAGTGGTTGAGTCATCCTAGATTCCCATCTagcagtggttgagtcatcatggccTTCATAGGTagcagtggttgagtcatcatggaTTACCCACTAGtaaactttctataaatagtaatttcgACATGTGTTTTATATGTAGTTGTGTGAGTCATACTTACTATACttagtaagttgtcttcaagtaAGACTCTGTAACTCAATTGTTTTAGGCTGCTCAAAGTCATGTTTACAAGTAaagttttgagattgttgtaactctgtaaCTCTTGAGAATCAATATGAAAGACAATTTCATATGGTTTATTATTGGTATACTTTTACCGAatttttccacgtaaatctgagTGTTATGTGATTTTGTTTATCTCAGTAATTTTTTACATTGATCTTATtttcttacaattggtatcagagagaggTTGATTGTGTATAAATTGTTTGTTTTGAGAGGTGAGAAATGGCAGGAACTACTATAACAAGGTTTGAGGTGCAAAAGTTTGATGATTCTAATTTTTCTCTATGGAAGTTGAAGATTCAAGCCTTGTTGGTGAAGGATGGATGCACAATAACTCTTAAAGCAGTAACATCAAAACCTTCTTCCATGAACCTTGTAGAATTGAATAAAAAGGATATGCAACTAGAGAAAAAATATAGTTATCTCTAGTAGATTCAGTTTTGCTCAATGTTGCAGAGGAGAAAGTTGCACATGAATTGTGGAATAGCTTGCAAAGCTATATGAGACGAAGTCATTAGCAAAAAAATTCTATTACGAAGACAGTTGTATAATTTGAGGATGCATGGCAATTCTTCTGTCACATATCATCTTAATGATTTCAACACATTGACAATAAAGTTGGTCTCAGAGGGTGTGAAAATTGATAAAGAAAATATGGCAGCAATAATACTATGCTCCTTGCAAGATAGTTGGGATCAGTTGGTTTTGGATCTCAATAATTCTGCATCGAGTGGGAAGTTGGTCTTTGAAGACATGGTGGCTACTTTAATCACTGAAGATTCGAGGCAGAAAACATCTCAAGGATCTTCTTCTAATGAAGCCCTTGTCACAACAGGCAGAACTGAGGAATGAACAAATTAGAGCATGGACAAACCATGTCCAAGTCCAAAGGGCGGAAAAGGGTGAAATTTTGGAATTGTGGcaagaatggacatgtcaagaaggATTGTAGGTTTCCAAAAGAAACCAAGTAGAATCCTATTACACCTACATTTGAGGCTAACACTGTAGAAGTTCAAACACCATTTGAAGATGGAGAGGTATTAATTTCTAATCTAAGAGGCTCTTTACTTCATGTTTGGATTTTTGCTTCTAGTACTTCCACTCATATGACACCAGATAGATATTGGTTATCTACTTATTAGTCTTGTGATGGAGGTATGGTTTACACGATAAATGACAACCCATGTGAGGTTGTTGGTGAAGGAGAGGTAAGAATCGATATTTTTGATGGAGTAGTTACAACTATTCAGTATGTTACGCATGTACATGGTTTTTGAAATAAATTACTTTCACTTGGAGTGTTTGATGAACACGGTTATCAAATCAGTGGTGAAAATAACTATCTTAAGGTAACAAAGAGAGTTTTGGTTGTACTAAAGGGATAGAAAGTAGGCAATCTCTATAGGTTGGTTGGACAAACTGACAATGGAGAAGGTGTTATTGTATTTGATGCAGAGATGGACTTATTATCAACCTATCATCAAAGGCTAGGCCATATGAGTGACCGAGGTCTCAAGGTATTGCTACACATAAATCTTCTCCCCATGCAAAACCTAAATATTTGAGTATTTGTGAACATTTTTGTTTGGGAAATAGAATAGACTGATTTTTTAGAAGTACTaccagaagaaaagatgtattagatttaattcaTTCAGATACTTGGGAAGCTCCTGTAACATTTTTTGGAGGATCATCGTATTTGGTTTCATTTATACATGATTATTCGTGTAAGGTGTGGATTtaacttctcaagaagaagtttgATGTGTTTTCTTGTTTTAAGAGGTTTAGGGCTCTAGTACAAAATCAGAAAGGTAAGACAATAAAATGTCCGAGAACTGATAACGGAGGCGAGTTTTGTTAAGCAGAAATTAACTAGTTTTGTAGTGAGCGTCTTATTGCAAGGCAATTGATGGTTGcaaagacaccacaacaaaatggtgttgctaaGCAACTGTATAATTATGGAGTAAGCCAAATGCATATTAAGCAATGCTGGTTTGTAGCAGAAATATTGGGGTGAGGCTGTAAATACAACTTGTTTCTTGATAAATAGATCTCCCACAACTACTCTTGATAATAAAATTCCAAAAGAAAGATGGAAAGGTAAACCATTAGATTATTCAATTCTCCATGTTTTTTGTTGTAATACTTATGTGTAACATATTGTTTACTTCTTTTGTTAGGAAAATTTCTATAAACAATTATTTTGACATATATTTTACATGTAGTTGTgtgagtcatacttactatatttagtaactTGTCTTCATGTAAGACTCTGCAACTCGGTCATTCTAGGCTACTTGAAGTCATGGTTTCAAGTAtagttttgagattgttgtaactcttTAATTTCTAAGAATCAATATGAAAGACAATTGCCCAAACTGATGGTTGCATGTAGCGCTCCTATATTTTTGTTCTAATATTAATATCAATATAGAATAAGATTCAAACATAAAAAGTAACTTCAATGAATTCAAAATATATAAACTATATAGTTAGAGTTAGAGTTATAGTAACTTATGAGTATCTTATTGAGGTGTCCATGTAAAATCTTGTAAACACAGaaaataaacataaattgtaataAATAAAAAAGAGTTCACGCACACAaaaattctttcttcaaaattcGTGAACCAATTATATCTTGCAGCCTCTTACAATAAATAGTTCACTGCACTTCAGAAACTAATTATAAGAGTTTAAGCATTACACTAATTATACCATATGTACAATCTTGAAATACCAGAATTAAGAAACACAGAAAATAAACATAGATTGTAACAGATAATAAAGATTACCAATTACATCTTATAGACTAATCATTACAATTGACAATCTTCTATAGAGGTTGTAGCCTCTTACTACAAATAGTTCACTGCACTTCACAAACTGCAATTTAAACATTGCACTATCAATAGAACTCTAGGGTGGAAGAAGATAACTATAGCGAACCaagcttaaaaaaaaaaatagaactctAGGGTGGGAGAAGATAACTGACAGTTAAGCCATATTAACTAAACCGAATTGTTATAGATCTGCATGAGGCAAAACTCGACTTCAGCATCAGTTATGCACGTCAACAGTCCGTACACATCAGGTGTGATTGGTCATTTATTACCATTCAAAGTttaaaaacagtcaaacattcagggTAGCAGCACATATAGGTTTACCCTCGAGGCCCCGTGGTTTCCTTATCCGAAACAAATTGATTGCTCCTCCTGTCTCATTTGGAGGTTCTACCATATAATAACCTCGACCTTGATGAGGATGAAATCTGCAAACAAAGATGTTATGGCCAACCATTACAGCGAATTGAATATCTAGTTCCCAATCCTTGGTTGGAAGAGCCCCTACAATGTTCCATTTATCTTGGCCACAGTCATATTCAATCAATCCCTTATCAGACAAGAAATACAAGCGCCCAAATGGCGCACTCACAAATGAATGCCAACAGTTGAATCTATTCTCCACAGTTTTCCAGCTTCTTGTGTAGGAATCAAAAGCCTCAAAGCTGGGCGCAGACCGAGTGCCCATTACATAAAACTTACCGTCAGCAAAAGCACCTTTAAAAGTTGAATACGTGTAGACCTGTAAAGCGTTCATGTCAGGGAGTACATCCCATTTGTCCTCCTCCACATTGTAAACTGAAGCGCTACGGACCGGTTTGCGAGACCTGTCAAACCCTCCACCAACGTAAATCAGTCCGCCCTCCTCATCCGCTgcggaggcataagcttccaaccATCTAAGCATTGTGGCACCCTGCCGCCATTTACAACAAGCAAAATCGTACAACCATACGCAAATTGTTGTGGAATCCTGAAACATATCCGTTATCAAAACCAGTTTTTGTTTCACAAAATGGCAGTGTTCGATGGAGTAGATTGGTCCTGGAGCGGGCGGTAAGCTTTTGCAGCAGTTGTTCTCCAGGTTGTATACTGCTACTCTGTTGCTAATGTCATCTATTACAGCAGTTGTTCTCCCTTTAGTTTGGACCATAAAAATCCGTTGCTCGGAAATGTTCAATCTTTTTCTCTCTTGATAAAAGTGGGCGCTTTTGAATGCAGCGTTCCAACTTTTGCAGACACACCTGAGTTTGGGATGAGAGTTCAATTTCACCCTCAGTAGGCATTCCAACCCAATTTCATCTGGAAGAGATGGAAACAGAGATCCCATTGCAATTACAGAAACACAAAAGAAGTGTTGTATTATAGTCAAAATTTGCACTTTAATAGGATTATAGCAGAAAGGGTGAATCATTTTGGGCTTTCTGAATACCCGACCATCTATATTTATAAGCTCGTATCTCAAATTCTGAAtcgttttctttttggttgtgccgACACattaattcattcaatcattctctTAACTAATTAAATATTGCATTAAGTAATAATTTTAAATACTTTGTGTTTGTCAAGAAATATAGTTTCTTTATATATTGTTTTAaagctttttttaatttttaattttattttattatcaattAAACTGATAATTTAGTGGAGTCATTTTTTTTATTagtattcaaatttcaaacttagttCTAACATGATATGTTGCATATGAATCTTATAAACACAAACTAAAACATAGATTTCATCTACTATATCTATTCCTTTAACATGATAGAGGATCCTTCATCACTAGGATTTCCTTCATTAGAGAATGAATTATTAGATGTAGAGCAAAAGATCAATTGATATCCTAAGTGATTGAGACATCTACAGTTGCCTTTAGAAAATCAATATTAGATTTTTAGGCTAGAGCAAAAGATCAATTGATATCCTAAGTGATTTAGAGTGTTATGACTGCATTCGAGTCTACATTAACATGATGTCAATATTAGATTTTTAGGCTATATACATAATGTGACGAAATGGACATGATGCCTAGGTCACATGATTAGATAGTGATGAGATGGGCATGATGCCTAGGTCACATGATTAGATAATGGCGAGATGGGAAAGATGCCCAGGTCACATGAGATATCTAGGTGGATATTAATCAAGTGAAATGCAGGCATGCATGGAAGAGATAGGTACACATCAATAcatatcacattcaaaatggtACATATAAAATTGATTCATTATTATTTATATATGATCAAGTTCTGATCTAACTTATTATATTTCTTATTTGAATTATTAGAGTCCTTATATGAGCATGTCTATATTGAAGTATTAAACATAGAAATGATTTTGTTATAAGGGAGTGATCCTTATGAATGGGCTAAATATAGTTCAAGTGCATATAGATGTAAGGACATGGTAGGAGCATTGTTAAAGGGTACCTTGCCACTTGGACAAAACATCGAGATGCAAGGGTATGGTAAGTGCAAGTATGTATAATTAAAGAATTTAAATGTTGTTGGATAAGAACAAACTTATTGTGAAATATTTCTTTTGATTTGAAAATTTTGGATGCTAATGGGGGCTAATGTGTGAATGTTGTTTTCAAAAGTGTGATAGTTATGTCGACACaccataaaaaaaaaagaaacggaACATTGTTGGAGAGAGGTATTCTAGCCTCTTGAAACTGATTGGTAGTGATGGAATCCACATACTTGGATAGAATTTGTCTATGGAAATATTTGTTATGATGAATGTgaattttttcttcttttgtttgatTGCATTATTTTTTAACCTTTCCTGTTGTGAACTTTCTTTTGTTGAACCTATTTTGGGTAAGCAAGTAAGTCTTAATTGGATTGATGAATCGATACGATGCATTGTTTAAGGGGGAAAGGATGTCACGACCCAAAATTTaaccaaatttatttatttaattacctttgcATTAATGTTGGATTAAATGGAGTTACTTAATTTCAttgaataataaatataaaaataaaataataaaataataatagcaTATATTatgttaattatttttaaattaaaaaaaaataatgaatatatatagatgtatgtatgtatgtatgtatatgcatatatgtatatatgtatctatatcttATTAATTTTAATTGGCTTGCTTGTGTGTTTGCTAAAATCAAGGCATGTAGCAGTTGTAGTTCTTTTTCGTTTTGAGTTATCAGGGTGGGTGAGAGTGTACAAAtaatgttagaatatttaatctttacttggcttaggttgatttgtatttagtttaggatattcctttggaatccctacatgtaatttatcctctagtacatgtgtgaggacaaatcatttctttaattttcctttattaaggaatattagatttcctacttaagaggatgtggacacatgacacacacattttatgaatggtggcattcatagatttgggagttactttgtaactgctctcctcatctctatttaagagatgtctcctctttcatttcttcttaatgacattattgtaaagagcttctttctctctccctc from Cryptomeria japonica chromosome 3, Sugi_1.0, whole genome shotgun sequence harbors:
- the LOC131078603 gene encoding F-box/kelch-repeat protein At1g80440-like, with amino-acid sequence MGSLFPSLPDEIGLECLLRVKLNSHPKLRCVCKSWNAAFKSAHFYQERKRLNISEQRIFMVQTKGRTTAVIDDISNRVAVYNLENNCCKSLPPAPGPIYSIEHCHFVKQKLVLITDMFQDSTTICVWLYDFACCKWRQGATMLRWLEAYASAADEEGGLIYVGGGFDRSRKPVRSASVYNVEEDKWDVLPDMNALQVYTYSTFKGAFADGKFYVMGTRSAPSFEAFDSYTRSWKTVENRFNCWHSFVSAPFGRLYFLSDKGLIEYDCGQDKWNIVGALPTKDWELDIQFAVMVGHNIFVCRFHPHQGRGYYMVEPPNETGGAINLFRIRKPRGLEGKPICAATLNV